From Streptomyces sp. SAI-135:
GCCGTGCTCGGCGAAGACCCGCATGGCGCCCTTGGCGTTGTGCAGCACCTTGGGGCGGTCGGCGTCGGCGAGATAGGCGACCCAGGCGCTCTCGTCGGCCTCGTCCAGCTCGGCCGGGTCGAACCAGGCGGCGGCCCCACCGGCCGCGGCGAGCGCGACCTCGGCGACCGAGCCGCTGCCCAGGCCCCAGGTGTCGACCGTGGCGAGACCGAGGGGCTGCCCCACGCCGTGCTCGGCGAGCCAGCCGGCCAGCTCGCCGGTGCCGAGCACCGTGCCGTCGACCGCCACACCGGGCGCGGCAGCAGGGGCGCCCTCGGCCTCCTCGGCGCCCGGGTCGACGGCCAGCAGCCGCTCCCGCAGGGAGGGGTTCCTGATCTCCAGGGTGTCGAGGATCATCGCCAGCGACTTGCGGTCGTACGGGGCCCGCTCCAGGTCGGCGACCGTCTTCGGGAGCTCCACCGTGCGCACCATCTCGGTGAGGCGGCGGTTGAGCTTGACGGCCTCCAGGTGGTCGCGGAGGTTCTGCCCGGCCTTGCCCTTGACCTCCTCGACGCGCTCGACCAGCTCCGCGAACGAACCGAACTGGTTGATCCACTTCGCGGCGGTCTTCTCGCCGACGCCGGGGATGCCGGGGAGGTTGTCGGACGGGTCGCCGCGCAGGGCGGCGAAGTCGGGGTACTGGGCGGGCGTCAGGCCGTACTTCTCGAAGACCTTCTCCGGGGTGAACCGGGTCAGCTCGGAGACGCCCTTCGTCGGGTACAGCACGGTGGTGTGCTCGCTGACCAGCTGGAAGGAGTCGCGGTCCCCGGTGACGATCAGCACGTCGAAGCCCTCGGCCTCGGCCTGGGTGGCGAGCGTGGCGATGACGTCGTCGGCCTCGAAGCCGTCGACCGCGAAGCGCGAGACGTGCATCGCGTCCAGGAGCTCGCCGATCAGCTCGACCTGGCCCCTGAACTCGTCCGGGGTCTTGGAACGGTTGGCCTTGTACTCCGTGAACTCCTCGGAGCGCCACGTCTTGCGGGACACGTCGAAGGCCACCGCGAAGTGGGTGGGGGCCTCGTCGCGCAGGGTGTTGGCCAGCATCGACGCGAAGCCGTAGATCGCGTTCGTCGGCTGGCCGGTCGCGGTGGTGAAGTTCTCCGCGGGCAGCGCGAAGAACGCGCGATAGGCCAGCGAGTGCCCGTCCATGAGCATCAGACGCGGGCGGCTGCCGCCGGGGCTGTTGTCGGTCTTCTTCGCTGCTGTCTCTGCCACGCCCCCGATCCTGCCACGCCCCACTGACAGTCAGACCCGCCCGCCGCCGACGGCACGCTGGGCGCAGGCTCTGCCGCCGCCACCCGTGGGCCCGGCAAACCGCGTTGTCACCGGTGCGTGCGAGGATCGGAGACGTACCTCACAGGTGTGCGCGAAGGAGAGAGTCCGATGGCCACGAAGCCGCCCAAGGGTGATCCGGTTCAGGACGCTCCCCAGGTCACCGAACCGAAGCACGCGGCGGCCGGCCTGCCCGCCATCGGGCACACGCTGCGGATCGCCCAGCAGCAGATGGGCGTCAAGCGCACCGCGCTGACCCTGCTGCGCGTCAATCAGAAGGACGGCTTCGACTGCCCCGGCTGCGCCTGGCCGGAGCCCGAGCACCGGCACTCGGCCGAGTTCTGCGAGAACGGCGCGAAGGCGGTCGCCGAGGAAGCCACCCTGCGCCGCGTCACCCCCGAGTTCTTCGCCGCGCACCCGGTCGCCGACCTCGCGAACAGGAGCGGCTACTGGCTCGGCCAGCAGGGCCGGCTCACCCACCCCATGTACGTCCCCGAGGGCGGCACCCACTACGAACCGGTGACCTGGGAGCGCGCCTTCGACATCGTCGCCGAGGAGATCGCCGCCCTCGCCTCGCCCGACGAGGCCGTCTTCTACACCTCGGGACGCACCAGCAACGAGGCCGCGTTCCTCTATCAGCTCTTCGCCCGCGAGCTCGGCACGAACAACCTGCCGGACTGCTCCAACATGTGCCACGAGTCGTCCGGTTCGGCGCTCAGCGAGACCATCGGCATCGGCAAGGGCAGCGTCCTGCTCGACGACCTCTACAAGGCCGACCTGATCATCGTCGCGGGCCAGAACCCGGGAACCAACCACCCCCGCATGCTCACCGCGCTGGAGAAGGCCAAGGCGAACGGCGCGCGGATCATCAGCGTCAACCCGCTGCCCGAGGCGGGCCTGGAGCGCTTCAAGAACCCGCAGACACCGCAGGGCATGGTCAGGGGCGCCGCGCTCACCGACCTGTTCCTCCAGATCCGCATCGGCGGCGACCAGGCCCTGTTCCGTCTCCTCAACAAGCTGATCCTCCAGACGGAGGGCGCGGTCGACGAAGGGTTCGTGCGCGAACACACCCACGGATACGAGGAGTTCGCCGAGGCCGCCCGCGCCGCGGACTGGGACGAGACGCTCGCCGCGACGGGTCTCACGCGCGCGGAGATCGAGGAAGCCCTCTCCATGGTCCTCGCCTCCGAGCGGACCATCGTGTGCTGGGCCATGGGCCTCACCCAGCACAAGCACTCCGTGCCGACCATCCGTGAGGTCGTCAACTTCCTTCTCCTGCGCGGCAACATCGGCCGCCCCGGCGCCGGCGTCTGCCCGGTCCGCGGCCACTCCAACGTCCAGGGCGACCGCACCATGGGCATCTTCGAGCGCCCCGCGCCCGCCTTCCTGGACGCCCTGGAGAAGGAGTTCGGCTTCGCCCCGCCGCGCGAGCACGGCTTCGACGTCGTGCGCGCCATCCGCGCCCTGCGCGACGGCGAGGCCAAGGTCTTCTTCGCCATGGGCGGCAACTTCGTCTCCGCCTCCCCCGACACCGACGTCACCGAGGCCGCCATGCGCCGCGCCCGGCTGACCGTCCACGTGTCGACCAAGCTCAACCGCTCGCACGCGGTCACCGGCGCGCGTGCCCTGATCCTGCCGACCCTCGGCCGCACCGAGCGCGATCTCCAGGGCAGCGGCGAGCAGTTCGTCACGGTCGAGGACTCCATGGGCATGGTGCACGCCTCCCGCGGCCGCCTGGAGCCCGCGAGCGGACAGCTGCTGTCCGAACCGGCCATCGTGTGCCGCCTGGCCCGCCGGGTCCTGGGCGAGAACAGCAGGACACCGTGGGAGGAGTTCGAGAAGGACTACGCCACCGTCCGCGACCGCATCGCCCGTGTGATCCCCGGTTTCGAGGACTTCAACGCGCGCGTGGCCCGCCCCGGCGGCTTCACCCTGCCGCACGCCCCGCGCGACGAGCGCCGCTTCCCCACCGCCACCGGCAAGGCCAACTTCACCGCCGCGCCCGTCGAGTACCCCGAGCTGCCCGAGGGCCGGCTGCTGCTGCAGACGCTGCGCTCGCACGACCAGTACAACACCACGATCTACGGCCTGGACGACCGCTACCGCGGCATCAGGAACGGCCGCCGGGTCGTCCTGGTCAACCCCGAGGACGCCGACCGGCTCGGCCTCGCCGACGGGTCGTACGTCGACCTCGTCAGCGAGTGGAAGGACGGCGTGGAGCGGCGGGCGCCCGGGTTCCGGGTCGTGCACTACCCGACCGCCCGGGGCTGCGCGGCCGCGTACTACCCCGAGACCAACGTCCTGGTGCCGCTGGACGCCACCGCCGACACCAGCAACACCCCGGCCAGCAAGTCCGTCGTCGTACGTCTGGAACAATCGGCGACCGACTGAGCGTTTGCTCAGCACAGGCAGTCGTAGCGACCCGGACGAACGGAGCCCGGCCCCATGGGTGAGCAGCAGCACGTCACGTTCCCGCAGGAGGTCATCGACGAGTACGCGGCGCTCGGCGTCGACCTCGCCGCCATGTTCTCGGCGGGACACCTCGGCACCCGCATGGGCGTGCAGATCGTCGAGGCCTCCGCGGAGCGCGTCGTGGGCACCATGCCCGTCGAGGGCAACACGCAGCCGTACGGGCTGCTGCACGGAGGCGCCTCCGCCGTCCTCGCCGAGACCCTCGGGTCGGTCGGCTCCATGCTGCACGCCGGCAGCTCCAAGATCGCGGTCGGAGTGGACCTGAACTGCACCCACCACCGCGGGGTGCGCTCGGGGCTGGTGACCGGAGTGGCCACACCGGTGCACCGGGGGCGGTCCACCGCGACGTACGAGATCGTGATCAGCGACGAGGAGGACCGCCGCGTCTGCACCGCCCGGCTGACCTGCCTCCTGCGCGACGCCCCCGGCCGCTAGGGCCTCCGGCGGACCGGGCCGGCACCACGGGGTGCCGGCCCCACTGCCCCGCGACACCGACCACCGGCCCTCCCACCTGCCCGGACACGCCCACGCGCGCCACCACGTCCGCAGCAAGCCGACCGGCACCCCTTGCCGGCAGCGCGCAGCCCCCACCGACCCCCAGCACCGGGACCGACCGCTACTCCTCTCGCGCGCCCCGACAAACCGGCCGGCAACCCACGCCAACATCACGCAGACCCCACCGACCCCCGCACCCAGACCGCCTACCACCCCTCCCGCACGCCCCAAGGCCCCCACGCCCCCCCACCACGCACACCACCCGCCCACAACAACCCGACCGGCAACCCACGCCAGCACGGCGCAGACCAGCCCACCGCCCCGCGGCGCCGGTGCCGGCTGCCGGACCCCGCGGGACGGCACGAGCTCGCGCAGCAGGCGCCCGCGCCACGACCTCGTCCGCCGTGCGGCTCAAGCCGTCGGCCCTCGCCCGACACAGCCGGGAAGCCGGACGGAGAATCCGCCGTACCAGCCCCGGGCGCGCACCGGCTGGGCACGGGCCCCCGACTCCCCTACCGTTCTCCCATGACCGGTATCGGCCCCGTCGAGCCCGTCGACTCGCCCGATTCCGGGGAGAGTTACGACGTCATCGGCACCGACGGACCCCGGCTGACGGACCGTTGGGGCGCATGGTGGTGTCGTATGCCACCGCGCGCCCGCCGGATCACCCTGGCCACCACCGCGATCACCCTGCTCGCGGCCGCGGTCCTCGTCCCCCGCGCCCTCTCCGCACACCCGCCCCCCGCACCGCACGACACCCCCGTCCCCTGGCCCGCCAACGTCACCGCCTGGCGGTACCTCGGGCCCGCCGGCCTCCCCGCACCCCCCGGCTCCCACCCCACCAGCGGCCGGTTCCGCTTCGCCGTCGACGTCCACGGCGGACCCCCCGTCACCCTCCGGGTCACCGGCGCCGCCTTCACCGGCCTCACCGCCCGCGCCC
This genomic window contains:
- a CDS encoding FdhF/YdeP family oxidoreductase produces the protein MATKPPKGDPVQDAPQVTEPKHAAAGLPAIGHTLRIAQQQMGVKRTALTLLRVNQKDGFDCPGCAWPEPEHRHSAEFCENGAKAVAEEATLRRVTPEFFAAHPVADLANRSGYWLGQQGRLTHPMYVPEGGTHYEPVTWERAFDIVAEEIAALASPDEAVFYTSGRTSNEAAFLYQLFARELGTNNLPDCSNMCHESSGSALSETIGIGKGSVLLDDLYKADLIIVAGQNPGTNHPRMLTALEKAKANGARIISVNPLPEAGLERFKNPQTPQGMVRGAALTDLFLQIRIGGDQALFRLLNKLILQTEGAVDEGFVREHTHGYEEFAEAARAADWDETLAATGLTRAEIEEALSMVLASERTIVCWAMGLTQHKHSVPTIREVVNFLLLRGNIGRPGAGVCPVRGHSNVQGDRTMGIFERPAPAFLDALEKEFGFAPPREHGFDVVRAIRALRDGEAKVFFAMGGNFVSASPDTDVTEAAMRRARLTVHVSTKLNRSHAVTGARALILPTLGRTERDLQGSGEQFVTVEDSMGMVHASRGRLEPASGQLLSEPAIVCRLARRVLGENSRTPWEEFEKDYATVRDRIARVIPGFEDFNARVARPGGFTLPHAPRDERRFPTATGKANFTAAPVEYPELPEGRLLLQTLRSHDQYNTTIYGLDDRYRGIRNGRRVVLVNPEDADRLGLADGSYVDLVSEWKDGVERRAPGFRVVHYPTARGCAAAYYPETNVLVPLDATADTSNTPASKSVVVRLEQSATD
- a CDS encoding hotdog fold thioesterase, with protein sequence MGEQQHVTFPQEVIDEYAALGVDLAAMFSAGHLGTRMGVQIVEASAERVVGTMPVEGNTQPYGLLHGGASAVLAETLGSVGSMLHAGSSKIAVGVDLNCTHHRGVRSGLVTGVATPVHRGRSTATYEIVISDEEDRRVCTARLTCLLRDAPGR